A stretch of DNA from Luteolibacter sp. Y139:
AGACGGTGGGACACGATCTTCCGCTGTCTTGGATGCCCTACGCAGGACTCTTGGCCCGTGATCTTGGCATCCCAGCCTTGAAGGACATCGTGTTTGTGACCGGCGCGGAAAGTAACGCCGATCTCGCCACGCTGCTGGATCGCGTTCCCTTGCCGGAGCGGCTCAAACTCATCGCTACACTGAACCGGTACATTCGCAACGTAAGCCCCCAGGACGCGTTTTCGCGAAATCGAGTGCCGTTCTTGTTCTTTTCCTGTGGCCGATGGGAGCACCATCAGGAACCAAGGGATGACTTGGACCTTTTGAATTACGCAAAGATGGCGCGTCTTGCACACTACTCCTTCGACCTGACGTGCCAGTTTGATACCGAACCTTCAGTTCCGGGGCATCGGGAACCGGAGGAAACCGTGGCATTCGAAGCATCGACCTTCAAAAAGTCGCTCGGTGAACTCTACCCTCTCCTGTGTGAATGGGCTGGTGTCAACGATATGGATGATCGCGAGGCCTTGGATCGCATGGCGGCGCAGATTCTAGCGGCTCAAATTTGATCAGTTGCAGACGGGTGACACTCTAACGAACCCTGCGGCGGGCACTGACAAATTTTTTTTGAGGTCCAAAGCGCCACGGGACCCAACAGAATCCTACAGGTCCAAATAATTCCCCCCTAACGATTCCCAAAGATCCCCAAAGAACCCTACAAACCCCAAGGATTCCCACAGAACCTACTGAACAGCAATATCTTGCAAGTAGATTTAAATTTGTCACCAGTCTCCACATGCCACCAGCGCATGCGACAAATCACGATGAGCTTCTTTCGGTTGCCGAGACCGCAGCCCGATGGAAGAGCCACCCCGAAACAGTAAAACGGCGGATTCGCTCGGGAGCACTCCCAGCCCTCCGTTTCGGCCGCGGGATGATCCGAATCCGCTTGAG
This window harbors:
- a CDS encoding helix-turn-helix domain-containing protein; translation: MPPAHATNHDELLSVAETAARWKSHPETVKRRIRSGALPALRFGRGMIRIRLSDLLAFEEAQFIRAEQ